The genomic segment ACCGGCGAGCGCTTCAGGGCCGCGCCGACCAGGCTGGCGGTCTCGGCGACCAGGATCAGTCCGGCCAGCTCGGCTCGCGTGACCGAGAGGCAGGCTTCCACCAGCTCGCTGAACGGAACCGCGCCCGGCTCCGGCTTGGCTTCGAACCGGACCAGGTGGGAGAACTGTCCTTCGCACTTGAGACAGTAGAGGACCTGCGCGTCGGGCAGGAAGGCGCCGGTCTGCACCTGATAGTCCGGCACGTTGGTCCCGTCGGTCGGATGGTAGGCCACGGCCCCGGCCGCCGCCAGCAGCTCGCCGAAGCGCCCGCGGCAGTCCTGAAAATCATGCCCGAAGGCGCCCAGCCCCACCGCGAAGGTGTCGCCGGGGAACTGGAGGGTCCGGCAATGGCTCTCGCGGAACCGGGCCCCGTCGAGCAGCTCCGGATTTCCCATCGCCTGGCAGGCGAGGGTCTGGTAGGGGGCCCGCTCATAGACCTCGAAGGTCGCGCCGGCCCGCTCCAGCAGCTTGATGCGGCTGGGCGCTTCGGCCGGCTGGCTCGGCGCCGGCGCAACGGTCGGCCCCGCCTTGAGCCCGAGCAGCTCCTCGAACCCGGCCAGGGCGAGCACCGTCTTGACCGGCGCAGAAGCCTCGCTGACCACCAGGGAGCCCTGAATGCTTTTAAGCTGCTTGAAATACTGGAGCAGCACCCGGAGCCCGGCCGAGCTCATGAAGTCTACTCCGGCGAGATCGAGCCGCAGATGGTGCGCCCCGTCCCGGATGACCTCGGCCAGTTGTCCGGACAGGTGGTCCGCCCAGTAGGCGTCCAGCCGTCCCGTGACCGTCAGCTCCAGGTGAGCCCCGGCCTGTCGCTTCCTGATTTCCATCGTCAGCTCAGGGGCGCCGCCCCGCCCTTCTTGTGCACGCCCGTTTCGTCCACGATCTCGTCCGCAAGGGCGAGCACCTCGGAGGAGATCTGCCAGGGGTCCTTCAAGCCCTTCAGGGCCTGGGTGTTGAGCATCAGGGTCTTGGGCACCAGGTTTTTGACCGGGATGGTGGCCGGGTCGGTCCCGCGCAGCACGTCGCCGGCGAGCAACCCGGTCAGCCGGCCCACCTCGTGGTAGTCGGCCCCCAGGCCGAACAGGGCGCCCCGCTCCACGTTCGGCGGCACGTTCGAAAAGACCGGGATGCCGCTCTTCTTGGCCGCCGCGAGCACCGCGTCCAGCGCGACCAGGACCGTCACGTCTCCCCCGACCCACAGGGCCTGGACGCCCCGCGCGATCAACGAGCTCGTCGCCTCGTAGACGCCGGAGGAGTTCTCGACGTTCGCTTCGAGCAGCGTGAGGCCCAGCTCGCGGGACGCTTCTCGGGCCAGCTTGGTGCTGGCTTCCGAATTGGCTTCGGTCGGATTCCAGACGACCCCGACCGTCCGGAGGGCCGGGTAGAGTTGCCGGGCGAAGCGGAAGGCCTCGGGGACCGGCTGCAGCGTCCCGTAGCCGACGAGGTGCCGGGGATGGTTCAGGGGATCGTCGCGGCTGATCCCGACTCCGGCCCCGAAGGGGTCCGTGACGAGCCCGAAGACGTGGAGGGCCTTGCCTTCGCGGTTCGCCGCCGCCACCGTCTGGAGCGAGAGGGTGCTGCCGGTGAGGACGAGCCGGAACCGCCCGTCCGAGACGGACTTGGCGATCGCGTTGGCGGTGGGCAGGTCGTTCTCGGCGTTGAAGCGGGTGATCGCGACGGTCTTGCCGTCCACGAAGCCCCGCTCCGCGAGGCCCTCGACCATTCCCTGGACGCCCTGGTCGAGCACCGCCTGCGAGGCATGTTGCACGACCGCGACCGGCACCATCGCCTGGGCCGAAGGGGTCCGGCGGCCCATGTCGGACAGGAGCAGGACGCCGGACGCCAGCGCGATCAGGAAGAGGCCCAGCGACAGGCGCGTGATGGCGGACCACATGGGCTTCCCTCCCCGTTCCGATTCGCCCGCTTGGCTTATACCAGCGCCGGTGGGGGATGTAAAGGGAACGGCTGAGGTTCAAGACCGGATCAGGCGCGCGGGAGCGGATAGGTGGCGCGGGCCTGTTCGAGCGTGCGGAGGTGGCGGCGGAGTTCCGCTCCGTAGCGGGAACGCAGGACCTGTCCCCGAACCGGCTCGACGCGGCGGTGCGCCTTTCTGATTTCACCTTCCAACGTCCGAACCAATGAAGCACCGCTGGTGCTCAGCCAGCCAAGACGGTCCGCCGCATGTCGGAGATCCTGAATGGAATAGCGGACCGAGGCGACTTCCTCCAGGCAGCGGAACTGGGCGCGCAGCATGTCGGCTTTCGGCCCCGACGCGGCGACGCGGCGAGTGGGCGACGCGGCGGCCCACGAGGCCAGCCGCTCGAACAGGAGCGCGCCCATCGTGAACGTGAAGGTCGCGTGCAGGATGCCGTGCAAGGGGCGCAGGCTCCGCCGCCAGGGCGAATAGAAGACCTCCTGATTGTGGTCCCCCCGCCGCATCTCGTATTTGCGCAAAAGCAAGTTCAGATGGTGGTGGCTGTCCTCGTGGATCAGGTCGTCAATCAGCTCAAAGTCGTCCCGGTCGAAGGTATTGATGAAGGAGAGGCCCGGCCTGTGCCGGTAGCTGAAGCTCACGATCCCGCCGGCCCGGAGCGGAACGATCCGGGACGTGAGCAGCCCGAGGTTGCGCGCCCCCTCCGGCCAGGCCCGCTCGATCACGTCCAGCGCGGCTCGTATCCTCTCCCCCAGGACGGCCGGCGTCGGCGAGACGCGCCTCGGTATGAGGCCCTTGCGTGCATCCTTTCGATAGATCAGCGAGGCCCCCAGGGTCAGGCCGTTCGGCCAGCGGACGTCGGCCGGCCTCAGGACCACGGGCGGGACGATCGGCCATTTCCACACCACCCGGTCGCCCCGTTCGATGAGCGGCACCACAAGCCGGCCGAGCCTCAGCCCGATGGCGTCCGGCCGGATCACGAAGGCCGCCCCGTCCCGAGCGGAGGCGAGCCGGCGCCGAACCTCGGCCGGCAGTCGCAGGTAGGCCCCGTCCAACCCGACGTAGATAGAGCCCGGCAGCTCGGCCCGCTCGAAACTTGGCCTCAGATCGCAGGGCACGGTCCATCGGGCCGCCGCAGACTTCCCGCCCGCGAGCCAGCGGCAGGGCAGGCCCGGCGCCAGCCACAGAGACTCCTGGGTGACCTGGCGAGCCAGACGCGCGCAGAGGTGGGCGATGCGCCTCTCCAATCGGTCCGGCTCCGGCTCCCCGTTCGGGAACAGCTCGTCGGCGTAACCGTGCTCGAAGAACTGGTCCCGACATTCGACGAGAAACGCCCGGGCGAACTCGGCCCGGCCGCTGGCCGTCCGCTCCCGGCGACACTGCTCCCGGAGGTCGATGAAGTACAGGAGGTCGTTCAGCTCCTCGATCCATCCGACGACCTTCCAGTTCGCGTAGGCTTCCGGCTTGAGGGAGTCGCCGACGAGCTCGAAATAGTCGAGCGGCAGGCGCAGAGCCGAAACGGCCTCCTCGTAGTTGCCGGCGAGGTCCCGGCAGAGGTCGGTGAGGAGCCCCCTCATGGAAGCCCGGAACTCCCGGAGCAGAGCGGTCAGAAAAGCCGCGTCGAAGAGCCTGATCCGTGCTAGCATGCGGACGTCTTTCTTCCCGGGTCGAAGCCATGTCCCGCTTCTCGTGGATCATCCTGTGCGCGCTGGCCTCTCTGGCCCTGCCCAACCAAGCCGCGGCGGAGCCTCCCTGCGACCGGTACCCGGCCGGCCAGCAGCAGAAGTGCGTCCGGCTCTGGAAGCAGATCAACAAGGAGGCGGAGGCCGAGATGGCCCAGTTCGGGCTGAAGCAACTGCAGCGGCGGCAGGAAGGTCAGATCACGCAAGAGCAGCACGTGCAGGAGAACATGGCCTTCATCCAACAGTCGGCCGAGCGGCGTCTCAAGCTCCTCGCGGAACGGATGGCGAC from the Nitrospirota bacterium genome contains:
- a CDS encoding HEXXH motif-containing putative peptide modification protein — translated: MLARIRLFDAAFLTALLREFRASMRGLLTDLCRDLAGNYEEAVSALRLPLDYFELVGDSLKPEAYANWKVVGWIEELNDLLYFIDLREQCRRERTASGRAEFARAFLVECRDQFFEHGYADELFPNGEPEPDRLERRIAHLCARLARQVTQESLWLAPGLPCRWLAGGKSAAARWTVPCDLRPSFERAELPGSIYVGLDGAYLRLPAEVRRRLASARDGAAFVIRPDAIGLRLGRLVVPLIERGDRVVWKWPIVPPVVLRPADVRWPNGLTLGASLIYRKDARKGLIPRRVSPTPAVLGERIRAALDVIERAWPEGARNLGLLTSRIVPLRAGGIVSFSYRHRPGLSFINTFDRDDFELIDDLIHEDSHHHLNLLLRKYEMRRGDHNQEVFYSPWRRSLRPLHGILHATFTFTMGALLFERLASWAAASPTRRVAASGPKADMLRAQFRCLEEVASVRYSIQDLRHAADRLGWLSTSGASLVRTLEGEIRKAHRRVEPVRGQVLRSRYGAELRRHLRTLEQARATYPLPRA
- a CDS encoding STAS domain-containing protein; translation: MEIRKRQAGAHLELTVTGRLDAYWADHLSGQLAEVIRDGAHHLRLDLAGVDFMSSAGLRVLLQYFKQLKSIQGSLVVSEASAPVKTVLALAGFEELLGLKAGPTVAPAPSQPAEAPSRIKLLERAGATFEVYERAPYQTLACQAMGNPELLDGARFRESHCRTLQFPGDTFAVGLGAFGHDFQDCRGRFGELLAAAGAVAYHPTDGTNVPDYQVQTGAFLPDAQVLYCLKCEGQFSHLVRFEAKPEPGAVPFSELVEACLSVTRAELAGLILVAETASLVGAALKRSPVSDGPAGATGAPFRHPDVREWLSFTPERAFAKTLTVVVGVAASNDRPVLDQFLRPLGKRAWPIGHFHAAAFSYRPIKKGEIDLQPTVSALFNGESLQGILHLVNDERDIVGAGQSEFVRGACWVGPIGEVAVEKGGA
- a CDS encoding ABC transporter substrate-binding protein, with protein sequence MWSAITRLSLGLFLIALASGVLLLSDMGRRTPSAQAMVPVAVVQHASQAVLDQGVQGMVEGLAERGFVDGKTVAITRFNAENDLPTANAIAKSVSDGRFRLVLTGSTLSLQTVAAANREGKALHVFGLVTDPFGAGVGISRDDPLNHPRHLVGYGTLQPVPEAFRFARQLYPALRTVGVVWNPTEANSEASTKLAREASRELGLTLLEANVENSSGVYEATSSLIARGVQALWVGGDVTVLVALDAVLAAAKKSGIPVFSNVPPNVERGALFGLGADYHEVGRLTGLLAGDVLRGTDPATIPVKNLVPKTLMLNTQALKGLKDPWQISSEVLALADEIVDETGVHKKGGAAPLS